One genomic window of Octopus bimaculoides isolate UCB-OBI-ISO-001 chromosome 2, ASM119413v2, whole genome shotgun sequence includes the following:
- the LOC106872593 gene encoding GPI-anchor transamidase, with product MVSVLSSVMACVGSLVLFLLLSSFHSVCEANEDKVNEFFQSGHTNNWAVLVDTSRFWFNYRHVANVLSIYRSVKRLGIPDSHIILMVADDMACNARNPHPGTVFNNANQHINVYGDDVEVDYRGYEVTVENFVRVLTGRLPPSTPRSKRLLSDERSNILVYMTGHGGDGFLKFQDSEEISNVELADAFEQMWQKRRYHEIFFMIDTCQAESMYQKFYSPHILAVASSHVGEDSLSHHVDPAIGVYVIDRYTYYALEFLEQVTPTSKKTLGQFLRVCPQKQCISRVGVRTDLFKRDTEKVLLTDFFGSVRNVELLSDIVDLEKIIPEHKNVSYESHATHKPKSQERLTYVNQFPV from the exons ATGGTGTCTGTATTATCGTCTGTCATGGCATGTGTTGGCAGTTtggtgttgtttttattactCTCGTCATTCCACAGTGTGTGTGAAGCGAATgag GATAAAGTTAATGAATTTTTCCAAAGTGGACACACAAATAACTGGGCAGTGCTTGTGGATACATCCCGGTTTTGGTTCAATTATCGTCATGTGGCCAATGTATTATCTATTTATCGAAGTGTAAAGCGATTAGGAATACCAGATAG tCACATTATATTGATGGTTGCTGATGATATGGCCTGTAATGCTAGGAACCCTCATCCTG GTACTGTATTTAATAATGCTAACCAGCACATAaatgtttatggtgatgatgttgaagtGGATTACCGTGGATATGAG GTAACTGTGGAGAACTTTGTACGTGTCTTGACTGGCCGTCTTCCTCCCAGTACTCCACGATCCAAAAGACTGTTGTCTGATGAGAGAAGCAATATATTAGTCTATATGACTG GTCATGGAGGTGATGGATTCTTGAAGTTCCAGGACTCTGAAGAAATATCCAATGTAGAACTAGCTGATGCCTTTGAACAGATGTGGCAAAAGCGGAG GTaccatgaaatatttttcatgataGACACATGCCAAGCTGAATCAATGTATCAGAAGTTTTATTCCCCCCATATTTTAGCTGTGGCCAGTAGTCATGTTGGAGAAGATTCACTCTCA CATCATGTTGATCCAGCTATTGGTGTATATGTCATTGATCGGTACACATACTATGCTTTAGAGTTCCTTGAACAAGTCACACCAACTAGTAAAAAAACACTTGgacaattt TTGCGTGTTTGCCCTCAGAAACAGTGCATTTCCCGAGTGGGTGTCAGAACAGACCTGTTCAAACGAGACACAGAGAAGGTTCTACTCACAGACTTTTTTGGCAGTGTTCGCAATGTGGAATTACTGTCTGATATCGTGGATTTAGAGAAAATTATTCCTGAGCACAAAAATGTATCTTATGA atcTCATGCCACACATAAACCAAAATCTCAAGAAAGACTCACCTATGTCAATCAGTTTCCTGTatga